CTATGAATTGGTTCAAGAAATCTCAGAACACATCGCGATTTCTGAAGGCACCATCTACCCACTCCTACGCCGACTCAACAAAGAAGCCCTGGTAACAACTTATCTGAAGGAATCCGAATCAGGTCCGCCCCGGAAGTACTACAAAATTTCCAGCCAGGGTTTGGCCACGCTCCAAGAACAGATCGCGGAATGGCAAACTTTCGTCCAAAGAGTCAATGCCATCCTTGAAGGAGGTTAGCTCATGAAAAAAGAAGAATTTATTGACTTACTACGTTTCTACTTACATAAACTGCCCAATTCAGTCATTAATGATATCCTGAGTGACTACCAGGAACATTTCCAAATCGCTCTCAACCAAGGCAAGTCGGAAGAAGAAATCTGCCAGGAACTGGGGAGTCCCAAACAAATCGCCAAGGAATACTTAGACAATGAGCGGGTCTTTATCGATGAACGGCCAGCAAAAGAGCCCACTAGCCACAAGACCCGGCGCAATCTTTTAATCGCCCTCTTGGTGATCGTCTGCCTGCCCTTGATTTTGGGTGTACTCTTAGGCTTAGGCGGAGGAGTTCTGGGACTACTCACCGGCTTTCTGGCCCTGGTTTTTACCATTTTTGTGGTCGCTATCACCCTGCTAGCCAGCCTGGTCAATCCCCAAGCCTTTATCAGTGGCCCCATCCAACTGGGCTTATTGAATACGCTCCATCCCTTAACCAAGGTTTTTGCGGTAATCTTCTGCTTCTGTATGGTGATTATCCTGATCTACCTCATCTTCCGGTTGATCAAGGGTTGCTGGAATATGATCAAGAAAACTTGGTATGCCATTCAATGGCGGCGCAAACGAGGTGATTACTAATGAAAAAACAAAGGAATACAGTCGTTCGTAGCATCTGGACCCTCTGTGGGGTCGCTTTCCTAGCACTAGTTTTGGGCTTCATGTCCTTCTTCTACTTTGACTATGACCATATCGTCAGTGAAATCCAAGCCTACCAGGTCGAACAAAACGCTGACCACCGGCAATTGGTCTATGAAAAGAACTTTGACCAAAGCTTTGACCTGATGGAAATCGACATTAGGGACCACAGTGAAATTGAAATCATCCCTGCCGATAGCTATTCCATCAAGATCTGGGACGTTAAAGGCGAGGACTTGGATAATGACGAAATTCCTAATGATACCAAGTTCTTCGATATTCAAGCCGATGGGGCCTTCTTAAAAATTAATGAGAAGATTCTTGGTACCGGTCAATTCCGCCGCCACCCTATCCGGATTCAAATTGCCGGACCGGACTTCACGCAAAGCCGTCTCAACGCCAGCGGGAACTATGCTGACCTCAGTCTCAACCAAGCCCTCAAAGACCTCTATTGGGAAGTTTATGACGGCCAAGTCACCATCAAGAGCCCATCCACCTTCCCTATGACCTTTAGCGGCGACGATGTGGCTGTGGATATGACGGTCGACGAGGCCAATGCGACCTTATCCTTCAACCACGGTTATTCCCAAGCAACCATTAATGGGCGAAGCCTGGAAATCCCAGTCAATCAAGACCTTGACGACTTGGCCACTGAAGAAAGCACCAGTCAGCCTAGCGAACCCGAACCCTTTATCCATCAAATTGGTGAGGGGCGTGACCCTATCCACTTTAATGGCGAAAACAATACAGTAAGCGTCCGCTATCCAGAAAATTAAATCCCCAGAGAAGAAAACAAGCCCAGGAGTTGATCAAAAGCTCCCGGGCTTGTTTTTTTAGTTGGTGGTTAATTATTGTTGTAGTAGTCACCTTTTTTCATGTCGTTAAAAATCACGTGGACATGGTCTTTAGGCGTCTTGGCGTGCTTAGAAATACTTTCGGTGATCTCCTTAGCAATGGCCGCCTTGACTTCCTGGGACCGTCCTTCGATAAGTTGAATGTTTACAACCGGCATAGGTAAAACCTCCTCCTAAGAATTTAATTTAAATTATACCTTAAAAAAAGAGGAGCGATCAATCTGAGAAATTGATTATTGACTATATTTTTAGCTAATAAAGCAGGTAGTATTGTTTATAATCCTAAATATTTAGAGAATAAATAATCAGCGACTTCTTTAGAAATTTCTTTATCCCACATGGCCGAATTAATGGACCCATAGAGTTCACAGGCAATTTCACCAATAAAAGGCCCTTCCACTTCTTGTTCATGAAGAAGGTCACGAATATCTTTTTCAATATATGTTGGTAATGTTTTTAAATCAAGTTTCATCCGAGTCCCCCTTATCTAAAAAATTTAGTGCTCAAATCTATTAACAATTATAGCATATTAAGATAAAGACTCACTATTCTAAAAGCGATCTACCTAGGGAGAACCACTCGGCAGATCGCTTCGATTTTAAGACTATTAGACATTCTTATTTTGCTAAAACATGCACCCGTCGCACTCTATTAAAACCTGCTCCAGGTGCAGATCGATCTCCACTTCAGAAATATTTGGCAATCCTTTTCAAGGATTTCCGCATATTTCTTCCAGCGTTTCGCTTTTTTGTCATCAGCTCGCACTCTATAGTTGAGCTCGGTCGCCAGTCTTGAAGTCGCTTCAGAAAATTCCAAGGTACAGTTTCCTGTGCTTATGGTATTTTCTTCCAGCGATTCAAGCCTTTTGCGGCGACCTCACATCCTTATTTACATTTCAAGATGCTTTCTTTGAACCATTCTTTGAAGCGGGCGGTGTCGATGGTGGTGGGGACGACGCAGTTAACGGGGCGGTCAGTTTTATGGTCGAGGTCGACGACGGTTTGTCCGTAAGTCAGTGGACTAGCGAGTTCGACTTCGACATTACATTCGACTTCTTCAAACATTTCGGGTTCCAAGAGGTAGGCGATGGCGGTTGGGTCGTACATTTCCCATTCTTGGTTCTTTTGAGCTGACCGGTAGTGTTGGAGCATAGAATGGATCATTTTCCCGGTTTCGGTTTTTTCCGCTAATTCCGCAGCCTCTTTTAAGCCAATGGTGGCATTGTAACCAATATCCAATCCTACCATGACGGTTTTTACCGAGGATTGGAGCACCATTTGGGCAGCTTCAGGGTCAGTTCCGATGTTGAACTCATCCATAACGTGCTTGTTGCCCCGGGTGAAAGACCCACCCATGATGATAATCTCTTCGATCTTGTCTTTAACTTCTGGATACATGGTCAAGAGCAGGGCCACATTGGTTTGGGGGCCAACTGCCACGATGGTGATTTTTTCATCACTTTCCATTAAAACCTTGCGCATGGCTAGAACCGCATGTTCTTCTAAAAGTTGGCTCTTGTCGGGTTCTGGAAAGTCGTAACCGTCCATGCCAGATTCGCCGTGGACTTCAGATGCATCGGTAAATTCGGTCAAGAGCGGGCCGCGGTTTCCGGCAGCGACTGGAATATCTTTTTCAAAGAAATTGACTAATTTTAAGGCGTTGGTGGAGGTCTTTTCTAAGGCCACGTTCCCACCCACAGCAGTAATCAATTCCACTTGGACCTGGTCAGAATTTAAAAGAATAGCGGTCGCAATCGCGTCATCAATGCCTGGGTCTGTATCAAAAATAACTTTTCTTACCATGAAAAAATTCCTCCTTGTAAATACTCAGTAACTTTTTTATCTAATTTCATTATAATCGCTTGGTCTTCGTCCTTTGATGTGACTGTCGCACTCTAGTTGAGCTCGGAAGGGTGAGGGGATATCCTTTCAGAAAAGTTGAACGATCAACAAGTTGAGTTCGGTTGCCAGTCTTGAAGTCACTTCAAAAAATTCCAACGCACAGTTCCCTGTGCTTATGGTATTTTTCTCCAGTGATTCAAGACTTTAATGGCGCCCTCACATCCTTATAGCTGATCTTATCATCTTTTCTTCCAAGGAATCTCCCTCCCTGATACTTCCTCACATCCTTATCCCTAGAACAAGAATCCAACAATGGTCGCAGTAACCATGGAAGCGAGGGTGGAGACGAGGACGATCTTGAGAGAATATTTGGCGACCACGTTTCCTTGGTGGGCGTCGATGGCTTTGACCCCGCCGATGACCATGCCTAGGGTCCCAAAGTTAGAGAAGCTCATGCAGTAGGTTCCCATAATGGCAGCGGTCTTTTCACTCAAGCCTTCTAAACCGGAGAGCGAAGTCATAGCCACGACTTCGTTAGCCAAGACTTTTTGGGCCATAACTGAACCGGCTTGGACAATGTCTTCTTTAGGAACGCCCATTAAGAAGGCGAATGGGGAGAAGACATAGCCGACTAATTCGGTAAAGGAAATATTGATGAGACCTTCAAAGAGGCTGTTCAACATGGAAATTAAGGCCACAAAACCAATCAGCATAACAGCCACAATCACGGCGGTGTTCCAACCGGTTACCATATAGTCACTGAGCATGGAGAAGAAGGGTTCTTTTTCCTTTTCCCCTTGAGCTTCCTCAGCTTGGTCGTCTTCAATGCCTTCCCGTTCATGGTAGGCCTGGGTTCCTTTGGCAATCTCTTCCTTGTCATCATAGGGGTTGACAATGACTGAAACTGCTAAGGCTGACAGGAGTTGCATAAGAACACCGACCACCACGTATTGGGGTTTGACTAATTTCATATAGGCCGCCAGCATGGAGACCGTCACCACTGACATAGGAATCACAGCCAGGGTAAATAATTGCTTCTCGCTGGCCCGTCTAACTTGGTCAACCACCGATAAATAGTTAGTCGGCGTCCCAAAGACGGTAGAGGCAATGGGGAAGTAAGACTCCAGTTCCCCGGCCCCGGTCAGTTTGTTGATGCCAAAACCAACCCATTTCACCACAAAGGGCAAAACGCCCAGCCAGTTTAAAACCCCGATCAAGGCGGTAATAAAGACTAGGGGCGCTAGAACGTGGAGGAAAAAGACAAAACCGTCAGCGGTCAATTGAATTCCGCCAAAGACGAAGTTAACCCCTTCAATCCCTTGGGCCATCAACCAGTCCATCCCACTGGCAATCCCGTTCAGGATAGTTAAACCCAGGCTGGTCCGGAAGAGGATCAAAGCCAAGACCACTTCTGCCACTAACATAATCGCAACATTTTTATATTTAATGTTTTTCCGGTCAAAAGACAGAAAATAACATAAGCCAAAAATGACCAGTAGACCCACAAGGCCTTGTACAATACTCATTGAATCACTTACCTTTCCAAAGCTTAAAAGCTTATCCATTTACCTAGAAAAGAAAGTCGACCGCCCCCTTTTGGCTTAAATCAGGAATTAAAAACGCTTTCACCCATATTTTACCCAAATTTTCGAAATAATGCTATAATCTCTAAATAATTTTTAAATCATCGCCTGTAAAGGCAAATCGATAACGCTTTCAGGTAGAATAGAAAGAGATTGACAGCGCCAGCGAGTTTAAAAAGCTCCCTGGCGCCTAGAGAGGAAGGAAAGTCCCATGGCATTTAGTCCTGCATTTTTACAATTACTGGCCGAAAAATTTCCCAACAAGGCTGCCGCATCCACGGAAATGATTAACTTAGAAGCAATTATGTCCCTCCCCAAGGGCACCGAGCACTTTATGACCGACCTACACGGCGAATTCGATGCCGTTAACCATGTCCTCCGCAACGGCTCGGGGAATATCAAGGAAAAGATCAATGAAATCTTTGGCGACCGCCTATCCACCAAGCGCCGGGCTGAACTGGCTACCATTATCTACTACCCGGAAGAAAAACTTCGCGCCCTGACTAAGGAAATGGACTCCCAGGCTGAAATCGATGAGTTCTACACCCTGACGACTAGCCGGCTGGTGGAATTGACCCAATTTGTGGTCTCTAAGTATACCCGGTCCAAGGTCCACAAGGCCATGAACCCGGATATGGCCTATATCATGGACGAGTTGATCTTCAAGGACTCTATCCTCTCCAACAAGGAACACTACTATAAACGTATCATCCAATCGGTCATTGACCTGGATGAAGCCCCCCGACTGATCACCTGCCTGGCGGAATTAATCCGGGAACTGGTCGTCGACCACCTCCACATCTTAGGTGACATCTACGACCGCGGACCCGCTCCCGACCGGATACTCGATCTCTTAATGGAGAAGAATTCCCTGGACATTGAATGGGGCAACCACGACATGATCTGGATGGGCGCCGCTTCTGGCTCCAAGGCCTTAATCGCCAATGTGGTCCGGATCCAAGCCCGCTATGATAACCTCTCTGTGATCGAACATGCCTATGGGATCCCGCTCCGGCCCTTGGTCAATTTAGCTGATACGGTTTTCCGGGAGGCCGACCTGACTGGCTTCATGCCTAAATTAGCCGATGACCATGACTACCACCATGATGAGGTGGAACAATTAGCCCGCATGCAGCTAGCCATGGCCATTATCCAGTTCAAGTTAGAGGCCCAGGTCATCCGCCGCCACCCTGAATTCGGCTGTGACAACCGCCTGCTCTTGGATAAGATCGACTACCAAGCCGGGACCATTCACTGGCAGGGCAAGACCTATCCTTTAGTCAATACTTCTTTCCCCACCGTGGACCCGGATGATCCCTATGCCCTGACTGAAGAAGAGGACGCGGTCATGGAAGCCCTCCAAGCCGCCTTTTTGGATAGCCAACGCCTACAAAAGCACGTGGCCTTCTTGATTAATAAGGGGTCCATGTATAAGATTTATAACAATAATCTCATGTTCCACGGCTGTATCCCCATGAACGAGGACGGCAGCTTTATGGCAGCCACTATTGATGGGCAAACCCTGGCTGGCCAAGACCTCTTGGATAAGTTCGACCAGGTGGTCCGGCGCATGTATGCCAAACGCCAAAGTGATGAAAGTAAAAACCCCGACCTGGATTTTGCCTGGTATCTCTGGCAGGGCGAAGGGTCTGCCCTCTTTGGAAAGAAACAAATGGCCACCTTTGAACGTTACTTTATCGCAGACAAGGAGACCCACCAAGAACACCGCAATGTCTACTACTCCTGGCGGGAAGACATCGACTTTATCCGCCGGGTCTTAGAAGAGTTTGGCATCGATCCCGACAAGGGCCATATCATTAACGGCCATACCCCCATTAAGGCCAAGGACGGAGAAAATGCTATTAAGGCAGAGGGCAAGATGATTGTGATCGACGGCGGTTTTGCCCGGGCCTACCAAAAAACGACCGGACTGGGGGGCTTTACCCTGCTCTATAACTCCTATGGCATGCAGCTGGTCGCCCACCATCCCTTCCATGGTAAAGAAGACGCTATTAAATACGAAACCGATATCGAATCCACCCGCCGCGTGGTCGACAAGGAGTTGGAACGGATCTCAGTCAGAGAAACGGATATCGGTAAGCAGCTCACTTGCCAGGTCCAAGCCCTCAAAGCCCTGATTGAAGCCTACCAAGCTGGGCTGATTGGGGAGGAAGTGCATTAGGCGAGTGTCATTACTTCATGACTAGGAGGTCATTCATTTGGAAGTTCAAGTTAGACAAGTTGGGAATTCATTAGTTCTTCCCCTACCTAACAACGATAAGCTTAGCGTGGGAATGAAATTTTCGGTTGCATGTCACAATAGTGGCGCCATTGTCTACACCCCAGTCAAAGAGAACCTCTTTGAAAACCCAGCTATCTTAAAATATGCTGACGACTATAGACAAAATGAACTTTTACTAGAAGAGGATATCGAATAAAATTTTTTGCGACAAGAAAAGGACTAGGTGTCAATTCCTAGTCCTTTTTAATGTGTACAGTTTATGCAGAATGTGTTTTAATCACACTCTATCCAAACCTGCTCCAGTCACAGGACGAACGTCCATTTCAAAAACTGCCAACGCTCAGGCTAGTTGAGTTCGTACGCCAGCCTTGAAGTTGCTTCAGAAAATTCAAGTCTTTGACGGCGTTCTCACATCCTTATAGCTGAGCTTATGACAGTTTTCTCCAATTGCTATAGCTGTTCGAAGCGTTAGCGAGTTACAGATATAGTATGCGTAGCGTTTTCGTCCTCTAGTGTGACTGTCGCACTCTTAGATACTTGGCATGTTTTTCAGAGCTTCGCGAGCTTCTTCGACGATGGAGTCGATGATTTCTTTGACAGGGCGAATTTCGGTGATGTTGCCGGCTACTTGACCGATGGTTACGATCCCGTTTTCGGTGTCGCCTTTGGTGATAGCGGTTAGTAACATTTGAAGGTTGGATTTTTCGAATTCATCACGGGTAGAGCCGTTGTCGATTTCTTCTTGGAGTTTAGCGACCATGTCATTTTGGATTAAACGCACAGGGGCGCCGATGGAACGACCGACAACAACAGTATCGGTTAAACCACAGTTAACGATGGCTTCCTTGTAACCTTGAGCGATTGGAGCTTCTTCACTGGCGCAGAAGACGGTCCCTAATTGCACCCCTTCACCACCTAAAGCAAAGGCTGCAGCTAAACCATGACCGTCAGAAATCCCACCAGCAATGATCACTGGAATGTCAACGGCTGCGATAACTGCACGGGCTAAAGGCATGGTGGTCACTTCACCCACGTGGCCACCCGCTTCGGTCCCTTCACAGACCACGGCATCGGCACCAGCGTCTTCCATTTTCTTGGCTTGACGGGCATTAGCGACAACAGGAACGACTTTGATGCCCGCTTCATGTAAAGGTGCGATTAATGGCGCAGCATTCCCAGCACCGGTCGTTACCACTTTAATGCCTTCGTCAATAATCACTTCCATGATTTCTTCGGTGTTGTGAGACATTAACATTAAGTTAACAGCAAAGGTTTTGTCAGTAATTTCGCGGACAGTTTTAATTTGTTCACGTAACCAGTCCCCTTTACGGCCAGCGGTAGCAATCACTCCTAAACCGCCTGCTTCAGAAACAGCGCCAGCTAAGGGCGCTTCAGCGACCCCTGCCATGGAACCTTGGAAAATCGGATAGTCAATATTTAATAATTCACAAACTCGGTTCATGCAATCTCTCCTTTTTAAGATTTTTAGTCAACAATTTTATACTGTAAAAGAAATAGTTCTAACAATTCTATTATGTGCTTATATTCACAACATGTAAAATAGTAAGTTTAGAGTTCTGGGATAACTATATTGTTATGGAAGAGATATAAGAACGCCCACTGCGATCGATGACAATAATTCCCCCCTGATTTAAAAGCGAATGAGCACAAGGTTCGCAATCCTAGCTTAGTCATGCTAGGATAAAAATGTAGTCGTAAAAAGACAAGCTGTCCGTCAGTGGCACTCGATTAATCACACTGACGCAGAAAGACCAATAAGGAGGAAACAAACTTATGGCAAAAATTGCAAGTATTATGACCGACCTCTTCGAAGATTCTGAATACACCTCACCAAAAGAAGCGCTCGAAGCGGCAGGTCATCAAGTGGTTCCTGTCGGTTTAGAAAAAGGCGCTACTGTCACTGGTAAAAGTGATGGCACCGAAGTCGAAATTGAAGTTGGAATTGACAACGCTAAGGGCGAAGACTTCGACGCTTTACTGATCCCTGGTGGTTATTCTCCCGATAAGATCCGTAAGTATGAAGACGTTCTAAACTTCGTGCGTCACTTCGCTTACAAGCATAAACCCATCTTCACCATCTGCCACGGCCCACAACTCTTAGTCAACGCCGATGTCCTCCACGGTAAAGACATCACTGCGGTGGCCCAAGTTGCCGTTGACGTGAAGAATGCCGGGGCTAATTACTTTGATGAAGAAGTGGTGATCGACTCCTCTGGTATCATTTCCAGCCGGACCCCAGATGACCTTCCTGCCTTCAACAAAGCCATTGTTGACGCTTTAAAATAGAATAAAAAATAACCAGCGCCTGCCACAGCTTATTTGAGCTTGGGGGCGCTGGTTTTGGTTTGAATTTTCATTCAAATTTATCAATAAGTAAAAGTCCACTCATAAACAAAGATGAGTGGACTTTTTGAATTCTCTTAGTGAATCGTTACTTTGGTACCAATGGTAATTTCTGGAAGTGCTTTTTCTTCCACATAGATAGTTCCAGCCAAATCAGCATCGCTTGAATTGTCGAAACGAACAGAAATGTGGCCTAAGTCAGTAAGGTTCTTCTCTACGACGCTACCAACAGCAGTGATTTTATAGTCTTGGTCATCAAAGGAGATGGTTTGCCCTGCTTCAATAGTTCCTTGGATAGGATTAACGTCGATATTATAGCAATAATCAGCTAAGTCAGCAGGGGCGTCTTCTCCAAAGAGGATGATCATGTTTTCACTTTTAAATAATTCAGCATCGGCACCAATATTTTTTACTTCTGTTTGATAAATAGTCATCGTAGATTTCCTTTCTGTACTTTTGTTTTTATGAGCGCATTTCTTCTTTGATTAGCTATAGAGACCAATACTTGCTAACCATGCCACTAAGACACGGGGCACACCGTTTAGGAAACGGGAATAAAGGATAGCAGGCACGCCGACTTCAACAGTTTCAGAGGAAGCTTCTGCTAAACCTAAACCAACCGGAATGAAGTCACAACCGTTTTGGGTATTGATGGCAAAGAGAGCAGGTAGAGCCAATTGTGGTGGAATATTTCCCTTACCAATTTCTACCCCGATTAGGGTCCCAACAATCTGGCTAATAACTGCGCCAGGCCCGAGTAATGGGGATAAGAATGGGAGGGAGCAGACAAAACCAATAACCACTAAACCAATTCCATTCCCAGCTAGTGGGGTTAGGGCCCGGGCGATCCAGTCACCAACCCCTGAGCCTTGGATAAGTCCAATGAGTAAGGAAACAAAGGCCATGAAAGGAATCACGGTATGTAACATGGTTTCAATCGCTTCCCGGGCGGATTGGTTGAAGACGGCAACAATTTTACCAGCGCCCATCCCGATTTTAGCGATAAAACTAGGATTTTCAGTTTGTTCGGTAATCTTCTTAGAGGTGTCGTAACCAGCCTTTTCACTACTGTCTTCAGCTTGGTCATCTGCTTGGCTAGCCGCTACCGTACTTACTGGTTCTTGGCTACCATCTGCCAGGCCAATTTGGTTAACGCCAACATTAGAAACATAGATATCTTCGGTAATATATTGGGCTAAGGGACCAGACTTCCCAGTAGCGATAATATTAACGGTAGGAATCCCCTTCTTAGGATAGATCCCGCAACGGAGGGTCCCTCCACAGTCAATAATCGCTAAGGCAATTTCTTCATCAGGGATGGAGGTTTTAAAACCGTTCACCGCCTCCATACCGGAAAGTTCTTCAATACGATCCACAATAGCTGGGCGCTCACCGCCACCCACCACATAAATGAATTTGTGTTTTTCTTCGGTTGGGGTAATGACTAGGGGGCCACCAAAGCCGCCTGACCCTTTTACAATTTTTATGCTTTTGTATTCACTCATGATAATTCTCCTTAATCAATGTTCCCGTCAACGGTTTTTGAAAGGGTAATTCCTTGTTGTTTACATACCCGCGCGGTGATAAAGTCTGTGACCCAACCACCAACAAAGTTCATCACTAACCCCACTAAGAGGTAGCGAATGGCCAGTTCCATTTGGTTAAGGCCTAAAGCTTCAATCCCTTGGGCGATCCCTAACCAAACGAATAATTCACCTGGGTTAATATGAGGGAAGACCCCGTTGGAGGTATGGCAGAATTGCATTTGTGCGGCAATATAACCGGGTTTATAGAATTCAGGCAGGAAACGTCCCATGGTCATTGACATGGGGTTCCCTAACATAAAGGCAGACACAAAGGGTAGGATCATGTAACGGGTAAAGACATTCTTAGAAGCCACCCGGGCTAAGCTGGTTACCCGTTCTTCCCCTAAGAGATTAATAATAGCGTTCATGGCAACCATTAACATTAATACCAGGGGAACAATGGATCCCATCCAGGCAATGAAGTTATCGGCACCGGTTTGGAAGAGGTTCATGAACCCTTCCGCAAATTTAACAATATATTCCATTTTTTATCCACGTCCTTTAACTTTATTTGACAGTGTGTATTTCATCTGTGTGGCAAAATTGCCTAATTGTTTGAAGGTGGATTGCGGTTTTTCTTCCTTATAGTCACCGATTTCCACCCGAATGTAGACTTCGCGGGCGTCTTCCATGGCAATTTGGGTTAATTTATTTTCTTTCTGTACCAGGGGATGCTTGCGATCGATCAAATAGAGATCTTGACCAATATATTGGGGGAGGCGCTTGAATTTCGCTAATACCGTGACTCCCTGCATCTTATAGGCATCAAGGATTCTAGCTTGGTCATTGACAGCAAACATCACGATAGTACCTTGGCGAAGCTTGCCAGACCGTCTCCCGATGGCGACTTTGCCTTGTTTACGCAGGTCTTGATAAACTTGGTTAAAGTGTTTGATTTGCAGGAAACCAAGAAAGGCTTGGCCCAAGTAGGCCAGTAAGGCCATCCCACCAAATACGATCATAAAGCTCACAATGCGTCATCTCCTTGTAAAATATCTTGAATCTCTTCCAAAGAATGCGTAGTTTTTAATAAGGCCTTTAAGTCTTGGTTATTGGCCACCGCAAAAATCGCTTCATAGATATTAATCAGTAACTCATCCATGACTTGGTTGGTCTGACTGGGAATTCCTAAGAGAAAGACCAGGTCAATGGGTCGGCCCTTTTCTTTGATATCAGCTTCAACTTGCCCGATGAATAGGATGATTTGATCAAAATCTTCAACCACCGTATGGGGCATAGCTATTCCTTGGTCAAAAACTTTATCACTAATGGCTTCCCGGTCAAAAATCGCTTGTTGAAATTCAGCCGAAACTCCGGTCTCTTCAATGACTTTGTCCGTCATGACTTGGAGCAAATCTTCGTAACTTTCCCCTTGGTCTAAAGTAAGAAAGTCCAAGTAAACCAACTGGGAAAAGAGAGGATTATGCCGTTGGACACTATTCCATTGCGACCGGATATAAGACTCATCGAATAAATTATC
The nucleotide sequence above comes from Aerococcus urinae. Encoded proteins:
- a CDS encoding PadR family transcriptional regulator, with protein sequence MNSQLKKGVLEMLVLQQLRERDCYGYELVQEISEHIAISEGTIYPLLRRLNKEALVTTYLKESESGPPRKYYKISSQGLATLQEQIAEWQTFVQRVNAILEGG
- a CDS encoding DUF1700 domain-containing protein, which gives rise to MKKEEFIDLLRFYLHKLPNSVINDILSDYQEHFQIALNQGKSEEEICQELGSPKQIAKEYLDNERVFIDERPAKEPTSHKTRRNLLIALLVIVCLPLILGVLLGLGGGVLGLLTGFLALVFTIFVVAITLLASLVNPQAFISGPIQLGLLNTLHPLTKVFAVIFCFCMVIILIYLIFRLIKGCWNMIKKTWYAIQWRRKRGDY
- a CDS encoding 2-hydroxymuconate tautomerase; this encodes MPVVNIQLIEGRSQEVKAAIAKEITESISKHAKTPKDHVHVIFNDMKKGDYYNNN
- the rihC gene encoding ribonucleoside hydrolase RihC — translated: MVRKVIFDTDPGIDDAIATAILLNSDQVQVELITAVGGNVALEKTSTNALKLVNFFEKDIPVAAGNRGPLLTEFTDASEVHGESGMDGYDFPEPDKSQLLEEHAVLAMRKVLMESDEKITIVAVGPQTNVALLLTMYPEVKDKIEEIIIMGGSFTRGNKHVMDEFNIGTDPEAAQMVLQSSVKTVMVGLDIGYNATIGLKEAAELAEKTETGKMIHSMLQHYRSAQKNQEWEMYDPTAIAYLLEPEMFEEVECNVEVELASPLTYGQTVVDLDHKTDRPVNCVVPTTIDTARFKEWFKESILKCK
- a CDS encoding NupC/NupG family nucleoside CNT transporter, whose amino-acid sequence is MSIVQGLVGLLVIFGLCYFLSFDRKNIKYKNVAIMLVAEVVLALILFRTSLGLTILNGIASGMDWLMAQGIEGVNFVFGGIQLTADGFVFFLHVLAPLVFITALIGVLNWLGVLPFVVKWVGFGINKLTGAGELESYFPIASTVFGTPTNYLSVVDQVRRASEKQLFTLAVIPMSVVTVSMLAAYMKLVKPQYVVVGVLMQLLSALAVSVIVNPYDDKEEIAKGTQAYHEREGIEDDQAEEAQGEKEKEPFFSMLSDYMVTGWNTAVIVAVMLIGFVALISMLNSLFEGLINISFTELVGYVFSPFAFLMGVPKEDIVQAGSVMAQKVLANEVVAMTSLSGLEGLSEKTAAIMGTYCMSFSNFGTLGMVIGGVKAIDAHQGNVVAKYSLKIVLVSTLASMVTATIVGFLF
- a CDS encoding fructose-bisphosphatase class III, giving the protein MAFSPAFLQLLAEKFPNKAAASTEMINLEAIMSLPKGTEHFMTDLHGEFDAVNHVLRNGSGNIKEKINEIFGDRLSTKRRAELATIIYYPEEKLRALTKEMDSQAEIDEFYTLTTSRLVELTQFVVSKYTRSKVHKAMNPDMAYIMDELIFKDSILSNKEHYYKRIIQSVIDLDEAPRLITCLAELIRELVVDHLHILGDIYDRGPAPDRILDLLMEKNSLDIEWGNHDMIWMGAASGSKALIANVVRIQARYDNLSVIEHAYGIPLRPLVNLADTVFREADLTGFMPKLADDHDYHHDEVEQLARMQLAMAIIQFKLEAQVIRRHPEFGCDNRLLLDKIDYQAGTIHWQGKTYPLVNTSFPTVDPDDPYALTEEEDAVMEALQAAFLDSQRLQKHVAFLINKGSMYKIYNNNLMFHGCIPMNEDGSFMAATIDGQTLAGQDLLDKFDQVVRRMYAKRQSDESKNPDLDFAWYLWQGEGSALFGKKQMATFERYFIADKETHQEHRNVYYSWREDIDFIRRVLEEFGIDPDKGHIINGHTPIKAKDGENAIKAEGKMIVIDGGFARAYQKTTGLGGFTLLYNSYGMQLVAHHPFHGKEDAIKYETDIESTRRVVDKELERISVRETDIGKQLTCQVQALKALIEAYQAGLIGEEVH
- a CDS encoding NAD(P)H-dependent flavin oxidoreductase, with the protein product MNRVCELLNIDYPIFQGSMAGVAEAPLAGAVSEAGGLGVIATAGRKGDWLREQIKTVREITDKTFAVNLMLMSHNTEEIMEVIIDEGIKVVTTGAGNAAPLIAPLHEAGIKVVPVVANARQAKKMEDAGADAVVCEGTEAGGHVGEVTTMPLARAVIAAVDIPVIIAGGISDGHGLAAAFALGGEGVQLGTVFCASEEAPIAQGYKEAIVNCGLTDTVVVGRSIGAPVRLIQNDMVAKLQEEIDNGSTRDEFEKSNLQMLLTAITKGDTENGIVTIGQVAGNITEIRPVKEIIDSIVEEAREALKNMPSI
- a CDS encoding type 1 glutamine amidotransferase domain-containing protein; the encoded protein is MAKIASIMTDLFEDSEYTSPKEALEAAGHQVVPVGLEKGATVTGKSDGTEVEIEVGIDNAKGEDFDALLIPGGYSPDKIRKYEDVLNFVRHFAYKHKPIFTICHGPQLLVNADVLHGKDITAVAQVAVDVKNAGANYFDEEVVIDSSGIISSRTPDDLPAFNKAIVDALK
- a CDS encoding PTS glucitol/sorbitol transporter subunit IIA, yielding MTIYQTEVKNIGADAELFKSENMIILFGEDAPADLADYCYNIDVNPIQGTIEAGQTISFDDQDYKITAVGSVVEKNLTDLGHISVRFDNSSDADLAGTIYVEEKALPEITIGTKVTIH